Part of the Sodalinema gerasimenkoae IPPAS B-353 genome is shown below.
ATCAGCCACACCGAACCCGATCACAGTGGTCTCGTGCGCGATGTCCTGGAACTGGCCCCTAACGCCACCGTCGTCGGTGCCAAAGTCGCCATCCAATTCCTAGAAAACCTGGTTCACAAACCCTTTGAGAAACAGATCGTAAAAAACGGCGACACCCTCGATCTCGGCAACGGCCACATCATCGAGTTCGTTAACGCGCCGAACCTGCACTGGCCCGACACCATCTTCAGTTACGACCAGAAAACCCAAGTCCTGTTTACCTGCGATGCGTTTGGGATGCACTACTGTTCTGAGGCACCCTATGACGAGAACCTCAAACCCATCGAACCCGACTTCCGGTTCTACTACGAATGTCTCATGGCCCCCAACGCGCGATCAGTCATCTCGGCCATGAAACGGATGAAAAAACTGGGCGATATCCAAACCGTCGCCACCGGCCATGGCCCCATTCTGCGTTATCACGTTAGCGAACTCACCGGACGTTATTGGGACTGGAGTAACGAGAAAGCCAACGCCGAGACTTGCGTGGCCGTCTTCTATATTTCCGACTATGGCTATAGCGATCGCCTCTCCCAAGCGATCGCCCGCGGAATCACCAAAGCTGGAGTGGCCGTGGAAATGATGGATCTCAAATCCGCCGACCCCCAAGACGTTCACGAACTCGTCTCCCGTTGCGCCGGAATCGTTATCGGCACCCCCCCCTCCTCCGGAAACACCGCCAAAGCCACTCTCGACGCCTTAGGAACTCTCTTTGCCGCCATCCACGACAAACAAGCCTTCGGAGTTTTTGAATGTTATGGTGGCGACGACGAACCCATCGATCCCCTCGTTACCAAATTCCGAGATCTCACCCTCAAACCCGGCTTTGCCCCTATTCGCATCACAGACACCCCCAGTCAAGCCACCTATCAACTCTGTGAAGAGGCCGGGACCGACATGGCTCAATTGCTCACTCGCAAAGATGCCATTAAAAAAATGAAAGCCCTCGACAGTGACCTAGATAAGGCCTTAGGTCGCTTGAGTGGTGGACTCTATATCATCACCGCCAAAAAGGGTGAAATCAGCAGTGGAATGCTCGCCTCCTGGGTCTCTCAAGCCAGCTTTAAACCCCTCGGCTTAACCATTGCCGTGGCTAAAGACCGCGCCATTGAATCCCTAATGCAAGTCGGCGATAGTTTTGTCTTGAATGTCCTCGAAGAAGGCAACTATCAGCATTTGATGAAGCATTTTCTCAAACGCTTTCCCCCCGGTGCCGATCGCTTTGCCGGCGTCAACAGCCAAACCGCAAACAATGGTTCTCCGTTACTAGGGGATTCCCTCGCCTATTTAGAATGCACTGTAGCCAGTCGCATGGAATGTTCGGATCATTGGATTGTCTATAGCACCGTAGAAGACGGTCGCGTCTCCAAACCCGAATCCCTCACCGCCGTCCATCATCGCAAAGTCGGCAACCATTACTAACTCCCAGGAATGGAACAGGACGAATCCCAAATATCCCCGTTCCAATCCCCTCCTCGGAGGGGTTAGGGGTGGGTTCCCCCCTGTTCCCTGTTCCCTGTTCCCTGTTCCCTTCTTCCTATGACTGACAAACCTAGAGACGTACAAGTTTTACCCATTGCCGAGAATACGCGAATCCTGCGATCGCGCACCTGGGGACGACTCCGCTTTGAAACAAGTTTTACCCATTGCCGAGAATACGCGAATCCTGCGATCGCGCACCTGGGGACGACTCCGCTTTGAAATTGAATATGCCCGTCAGCGAGGCACCACCGCCAACACCTATCTCATCGAAAGTAACAAAACTGCATTAAATTGAATATGCCCGTCAGCGAGGCACCACCGCCAACACCTATCTCATCGAAAGTAACAAAACTGCATTATTCGATCCTCCTGGAGAATCGTTTACCCCGATTTTTCTGCAAACCTTAAAAGACCGGGTGGATATCAATAGCATTGACTATGTGATTTTGGGTCATGTTAACCCAAACCGGGCCGTGACCCTCAAGGCCTTGCTGGATATTGCCCCCAAACTCACCTTTGTCTGTTCCAACCCAGGGGCGATCGCCCTGCGGTCTTTCCTCGCCGACGAAGGCTACGAAGCCAAAATCAAAGTTATGCGGGGAGAAGAAACCCTAAACCTCGGACAAGGCCATCGCCTTCTCTTTACCCCCACCCCCACCCCCCGCTGGTCCGATGGACTGGCCACCTACGACACCAAAACCCAAATCCTCTACACCGATAAGTTTTTTGGCGCTCATGTCTGCGGCGATCAAGTCTTCGACGAAGGCTCATCGGTATACGCCAATGATCGCCGCTACTACTTCGACTGTCTGATGGCCCCCAACGCTCGGCAAGTGGCCACCTCCCTAGAGAAAATTGCCTCCCTGCCCCCCATCCGTTTCTACGCACCGGCCCATGGTCCGATTGTGCGGGAAGGAATGCGGGATTTAACGGCATCCTATCGCCAGTGGAGTGCTGAACAGAAAGATAAAGATGTCACCGTGGCCCTGCTGTTCGCCTCCGCCTATGGCAATACCGCCACCATCGGCCAGGCGATCGCCCGAGGACTCACCAAAGCCGGGGTCAACGTCGAAGCCGTTAACTGCGAAGTCACTCCCCCAGACGAGATCCAACGCCGGGTTGAAAACTGTTCCGGCTTCATTATCGGCTCTCCCACCCTCGGCGGCCATGCTCCCACCCAAATTCAAACGGCCCTGGGAATCGTCCTCTCCACCGTTCCCAAAACCACCCCCGCCGGTGTGTTTGGCTCCTTTGGCTGGAGTGGCGAGGCCATCGACCTCTTAGAGAGCAAACTCCGCAATGGCGGCTATCAACTGGCCTTTGACCCCATCCGCGTTAAATTCAAACCCACCGAGGTCATTCTCAAAACCTGCGAAGAAGCCGGAACCGACTTCGCCCAAACCATCCGTAAAGCCAAGAAAGTCCGCAGCCGCCGCGAACCTGCCAGCAACGTCGAACAAGCCGTTGGGCGTTTAGTGGGGTCGCTGTGCGTGCTTACCACAAAACAGGGTGACTTGTCAAGTGCCATGTTAGCCTCTTGGGTGTCCCAAGCCACCTTTAGCCCTCCCGGCTTAACCGTCGCAGTGGCCAAAGAGCGGGCGATCGAGTCCCTACTCTATCAGGGGAGTCCCTTCGCCCTGAATATCCTCGGCGAGGGGAAACACCTGGGCTTAATGAAGCACTTTCTCAAACCCTTCAACCCCGGTGAAGACCGATTTGCCGGAGTGGAAACCCGGGAAGCCGAGAATAGCTCGCCCATCTTAGAAGATGCGATCGCCTATCTCGAATGTACCGTGCAACGGCGTATGGAATGTGGCGACCATTGGCTCGTCTACGCCACCATCGCCGCCGGGAACGTCTTTAACCCAGACACCCAAACCGCCGTTCATCACCGCAAAACCGGAACCCATTACTGAGATTTCCCCAGTCACCATCGCCAAGTGAGGAAATCCGAACTCAATCCGTTGGGGAATTGCACGAAAAGTTCGCAATTCCCCACTTGTCGTTTTGACCAATTCCCGTCAGGATCAGGATAGGCTTATGCCATTCCTTTTATTCCCTTGTCAATCCTCATAAAACTATTATGACTGTCCTCGAAAAAGGCAACATTACAATCCATACCGAGAATATCTTTCCCATCATCAAAAAGTCGCTGTATTCAGCCCATGAAATCTTTTTGCGGGAACTCGTCTCCAACGCCGTAGATGCCATTGAAAAACTTAAAATGGTCTCCTACGCCGGAGAATTTGATGGCGACACCGACCATCCCAAAATTGTCCTCAAAGCCGATAAAGACAACAAAACTCTATCCATTAGCGATAACGGCATCGGCATGACCGCCGATGAAGTCAAAAAATATATTAACCAGGTTGCCTTCTCTAGCGCCGAAGAATTTGTCCAAAAATATAGCGGCGGTGCCGATCAACCCATTATTGGTCATTTCGGCTTAGGCTTTTATTCCTCCTTCATCGTTGCCAAAACCGTCGAAATCGATACCCTCTCCTATAAAGAAGGAGCAGAAGCCGTCCATTGGACCTGTGACGGTTCCCCAGAATTTGAACTCACCGAGAGCGATCGCCAAGAGGTGGGAACCACCATCACCCTCACCCTTCAAGACGAAGAAACCGAATATCTCGAATCCCCTCGCATCCGCCAGTTGGTGAAAACCTACTGCGATTTCATGCCCGTTCCCATCGAATTTGAAGGGGAAATTCTCAACGAACAACCTGCCATTTGGCGCAAATCTCCCAGCAATCTGACTGACGAAGATTACCTAGAATTTTACCGGTATCTCTACCCCTTCCAAGACGAACCCCTCCTCTGGGTTCACCTCAAAACCGACTATCCCTTTGAAATTAACGGCATCCTCTACTTCCCCAAACTGAAACCCGACGTGGATGTCACCAAAGGCAACATTAAACTCTTCTGCAACCATGTCTTTGTCAGCGACCATTGCGAAGAAATCGTCCCTCAATTCCTGATGCCCATGCGCGGGGTCATCGATAGTCCTGACATTCCCCTGAACGTTTCCCGCAGCGCCCTACAAGTCGATCGCAAAGTCCGCAAAATTGCCGACTTCATCGCCAAAAAAGTGGCCGATCGCCTCAAAGAACTCTACAAAGAAGACAAACCCCAGTATCTCAAATGCTGGAAAGACTTGGGAACCTTCGTCAAATTCGGCTACATCAACGACGAGAAGTTCAAGAAACAAATCGAGGACATCGTCATCTACAAAACCACTGCTGACTTAAGTTCAGACCAAAGCGACAGCGCCAGCGTACAAGTCGAAACCGAGGGCGATGCTTGGCAAGATGTCAACCCCGATGGTGGGAACGCCGACGGTGGAATCACCCAAAACGGGGAATCCTACACCACCCTGGCGGAATATCTCGAACGGAACAAAGAACGCCATGAGAACCGGGTTTATTACTGTTCCGACGCCGTCACCCAAGCCACCTATGTGGAACTTCACAAAAACCAAGGTTTAGAAGTCTTATTCCTCGACTCCTTTATCGACACTCATTTCATCAGCTACCTGGAACGAGATCATGCTGATGTCAAATTCTCCCGAGTTGACTCAGAACTTGATGAAAACCTCGTCAGTGGTGAAGAAAACGAAATCGTTGACCCCAACACCAACAAAACCCGCAGTGAACAAGTCAAAGAGTTGTTTGAGGCGGCCCTAAACAAACCCAAACTCACCATTCGCACCGAGTCGTTGAAAGGGGATAACGCTCAAACCTCTCCCCCGGCGATGGTGTTACTCCCCGAAGCCATGCGTCGTCTGCGGGATATGACGGCCCTGTTGCAGCAGGAACAGTCCGACTTCCCCGACGAGCATGTTTTGGTGGTCAACACCGCTCACCCGATGATTCAGAATTTGGCCAACATCGCTCAGGGTGGAATTGTTACCAGTGAGGGATCTCCTTCCTCGGAGTTAGCGAGTCTGATTTGTCATCATGTCTATGATTTGGCGTTGATGTCTCAGAAAGGCTTTGACGCGGACGGGATGAAGCAGTTTATCAATCGCTCAAATCAGGTGTTGACGCAACTCACCGACGCGGCGAAGTAGAGGTCGGCTGAAGCGTTACCGAAACGGTTAAGACTGGGGGGTGTATCGGCGGCGATGCACCCCTGCTGTTGTTTCGGCGATGGCGACCCAGCCCGGAAAAACGATAGGATGCAAGCTATATGAGCCATAAAGGTCGAGGTGAGCCATGTTAACCCGGACAGAAGAACAAAAAATCTCATTGACGTTAGAGGAGTTCCTGGATTGGTATCCCGATGGTTATGAGGGTCGATTTGAATTACATGACGGGGTAATTACTAAGGTGCAACCAACAGGAACCCACGAGCAAGTTGCCGGTTTTTTAGCCTCTAAACTATCCGTTTACATTGACTGTCAGGATTTGCCCTTTTTTATCCCCCGCCAAGGACTGGTTAAAGCCATTGATTCCCCTAAATCGGCTTATATCCCTGATGTGATGGTCTTGGATACGAATGCCCTAGACCATGAGCCGTTATGGAAACAGCGATCGACAATCACGCAGGGTACGAGTATTAAGTTAGCCATAGAAGTGGTGAGTACCAATTGGCAGGATGATTATTTGATGAAGCTGGGAGAATACGAGAAGTTGGGAATTGCTGAATATTGGGTTGTTGATTATTTAGGA
Proteins encoded:
- a CDS encoding diflavin flavoprotein, with amino-acid sequence MVVAAAPSQKRLTMQVEDVAADTTAIRSLDWDRDRFDIEFGLQNGTTYNSFLIQSDKIALVDTSHEKFRQLYLDTLKAQINPQDIDYLIISHTEPDHSGLVRDVLELAPNATVVGAKVAIQFLENLVHKPFEKQIVKNGDTLDLGNGHIIEFVNAPNLHWPDTIFSYDQKTQVLFTCDAFGMHYCSEAPYDENLKPIEPDFRFYYECLMAPNARSVISAMKRMKKLGDIQTVATGHGPILRYHVSELTGRYWDWSNEKANAETCVAVFYISDYGYSDRLSQAIARGITKAGVAVEMMDLKSADPQDVHELVSRCAGIVIGTPPSSGNTAKATLDALGTLFAAIHDKQAFGVFECYGGDDEPIDPLVTKFRDLTLKPGFAPIRITDTPSQATYQLCEEAGTDMAQLLTRKDAIKKMKALDSDLDKALGRLSGGLYIITAKKGEISSGMLASWVSQASFKPLGLTIAVAKDRAIESLMQVGDSFVLNVLEEGNYQHLMKHFLKRFPPGADRFAGVNSQTANNGSPLLGDSLAYLECTVASRMECSDHWIVYSTVEDGRVSKPESLTAVHHRKVGNHY
- the htpG gene encoding molecular chaperone HtpG, which codes for MTVLEKGNITIHTENIFPIIKKSLYSAHEIFLRELVSNAVDAIEKLKMVSYAGEFDGDTDHPKIVLKADKDNKTLSISDNGIGMTADEVKKYINQVAFSSAEEFVQKYSGGADQPIIGHFGLGFYSSFIVAKTVEIDTLSYKEGAEAVHWTCDGSPEFELTESDRQEVGTTITLTLQDEETEYLESPRIRQLVKTYCDFMPVPIEFEGEILNEQPAIWRKSPSNLTDEDYLEFYRYLYPFQDEPLLWVHLKTDYPFEINGILYFPKLKPDVDVTKGNIKLFCNHVFVSDHCEEIVPQFLMPMRGVIDSPDIPLNVSRSALQVDRKVRKIADFIAKKVADRLKELYKEDKPQYLKCWKDLGTFVKFGYINDEKFKKQIEDIVIYKTTADLSSDQSDSASVQVETEGDAWQDVNPDGGNADGGITQNGESYTTLAEYLERNKERHENRVYYCSDAVTQATYVELHKNQGLEVLFLDSFIDTHFISYLERDHADVKFSRVDSELDENLVSGEENEIVDPNTNKTRSEQVKELFEAALNKPKLTIRTESLKGDNAQTSPPAMVLLPEAMRRLRDMTALLQQEQSDFPDEHVLVVNTAHPMIQNLANIAQGGIVTSEGSPSSELASLICHHVYDLALMSQKGFDADGMKQFINRSNQVLTQLTDAAK
- a CDS encoding Uma2 family endonuclease, whose amino-acid sequence is MLTRTEEQKISLTLEEFLDWYPDGYEGRFELHDGVITKVQPTGTHEQVAGFLASKLSVYIDCQDLPFFIPRQGLVKAIDSPKSAYIPDVMVLDTNALDHEPLWKQRSTITQGTSIKLAIEVVSTNWQDDYLMKLGEYEKLGIAEYWVVDYLGLGGRRYIGDPKQPMISIYDWVDGEYRVTLFRGQDRLRSPTFPELNLTVEHIVQVGT